CTTATATCTGGACCAAGAGTTAGTAATAGTGGACCTTGGCTATATACTTTGATCACAACTAGAATGATTATTATCAGTATCTGACAAAGTATGGCGTAATTTCTAATGAATAAACATAAACTGAAAAGCCGTTTGTTGATGAACCAGCTCTCAAACATGCCACTGATTAAGGACTGTTGTAGTCTGTGCATGGTTTACTCAATCCATGCatccatgtatctatgtatccacgtatctatgtatccatgtatctatgtatccatgtatctatgtatccatgtatctatgtattcatgtatccatgcatccatgtatccatgcatctatgtatccatgcatccatgtatctatgtatccatgtatccatgcatccatgcatctatgtatccatgtatccatgtatctatgtatctatgtatccatgtatctatgtatccatgtatctatgtattcatgtatccatgcatccatgtatccatgcatctatgtatccatgcatccatgtatctatgtatccatgtatccatgcatctatgtatccatgtatctatgtatctatgtatccatgtatctatgtatccatgtatctatgtattcatgtatccatgcatccatgtatccatgcatctatgtatccatgcatccatgtatctatgtatccatgtatccatgcatccatgtatctatgtatccatgcatccatgtatccatgcatccatgtatccatgcatccatgtatatatgtatccatgcatccatgtatccatgcatccatgtatccatgtatccatgcatctatgtatccatgcatccatgtatctatgcatccatgtatccatgtatctatgtatccatgcatccatgtatccatgcatccatgtatctatgtatccatgcatccatgtatccatgtatctatgtatccatgtatccatgtatccatgcatccatgtatccatgcatccatgtatccatgcatccatgtatctatgtatccatgcatccatgtatctatgtatccatgcatctatgtatccatgtatctatgtatccatgtatccatgcatccatgtatccatgcatccatgtatctatgtatccatgcatccatgtatccatgcatccatgtatccatgcatctatgtatccatgcatccatgtatctatgcatccatgtatccatgtatccatgcatccatgtatctatgtatccatgcatccatgtatccatgcatccatgtatctatgtatccatgcatccatgtatccatgtatccatgtatctatgtatccatgcatccatgtatctatgtatccatgtatccatgtatctatgtatccatgtatccatgtatccatgtatccatgcatccatgtatctatgtatccatgcatccatgtatctatgtatccatgtatctatgtatccatgcCAGGGAAACTGGTCTGGTTCAGCTTCTGCAGCACATGTTTTCTTTCTGAACACACAATTAATGTAAGCTACACATATGAATAATGTGTAACATGCCTGTcttaatatttttcagtattgttcaaaagttttatttttactgatatttgcttcatttattctttaaaaGTGACAAGAATGGCAACTACAATCacccatacatatacattttaacTTAGTAGGCCTACCTGCAGGTGAGATTTTTAGACCGAAAATTAGTAATTCATCCCTTAAAGCTAATTGAATTGTAAAATTACCACATTAATGTGATTTTCACCTTGTTCCCCTATACACACATCTACATACTTGAATGTCCATGCAGcagataaatgatttatttaaaatatttttaagtttgagtgagtgcttggggtttaacgccgtactcaacaatttttcagtcatatgacgacgaaggaatccttagggtgcatgtacgtgtaatgtgcctccttgctgcaggacagatttccaccgctgttttatttagtgctgcttgactgagacgacttaccgaaggcatgtaagccgccccgtccgagccattatactgatacgggtcaaccagtcgttgcactatccccttcaggctgaacgccaagcgaggaagttacaacttcctcttttaaagtcttaggtgtgacttgatcaaggattgatcctggatctaccggtcgaTTGCAAACTGATAATTTTTACACTGTTTCTCAGTCACCTTTGAGCTGATTTTATCTATATAATTTCTTATGCAAAGTAATGTGGTTTTGAGTCATTCCtataaatttgatgaaaaacCAATtcagaggtgaaatattttaataaatttgctATGATTTCACTTCACACACACTATCCCGCAAGATCTAAAGAAACATGAATACTGACGCAgatttaatgcattttttatgAAAGAAGAATCATTCAAAGGGTAATTTTGCATTCTTCTGCtctaaagattttttttcagttgaaaatggttttaaacactGTCAATTATGAATAACACAccaaatattaacaaaatgtCTTTATCATCTGTCAAGttttatttggggggggggggggggactgaGATTTATGTCTTCGAAAACAAGCCATCATTCACTCACTATGACCACAGATTATCTTCTTGAAGttttgaattttctttttaaaatccACAACTTTCAGACAACATAGTGTTTTCAGTCCTCAAAATTAGTGGAGAAAAGACAAACAATGTTTAAGTTTTATTCAACTGCGTTGGACCAGTTGCCAAATAAGGAATACAGTATGTGAACCCTTTTGCCATAAAAGGAATCACCGAGGGTGTGACTTAGTGGAAGCCATAAACCACAATTTCACTAACTGGTTTGGACTATAATAGCGTATGGCTCGGGAGTGGAAATATTAAAGTGGTAGTGTGAGAAACATGGATACAAAACAACAGCTCAAGAACTGAAATCCTGAATTTGGTAGCGGACGACGACACTCACTACAAGCCAGCTGAAAACCTCAGAACCAAATgacttcattgttgtttaatgccatatactAAAATGAGCGTAACTATATCGACCTTCTGAACTGTAAGTGACTGACAGGTACAATGTACGATAATGCTGTTAAATCAaaattatcacatttattttgccCTGTTTGCAATGTGAATCCACATGGTTTTATGGATTCCGGGGCGATTGGTTGGACAAGATATGTATGAGAATATTCCTAAAGCCAAACCCTGTGTGACATTCCCACTGGGTGACATTCCCGCTGGGTGACATCCCCACTGTGTGACATCCCCACTGGGTGACATTCCCACTGTGTGACATCCCCACTGGGTGACATCCCCACTGTGTGACATCCCCAATGGGTGACATTCCCACTGGGTGACATCCCCACTGGGTGACATCCCCACTGCGCGACATCCCCACTGGGTGACATCCCAACTGGGTGACATCCCCACTGGGTGACATCCCCACTGGGTGACATCCCCACTGCGTGACATCCCCACTACGTGACATCCCCACTGCATGACATCCCCCTGTATCACATCCAAACCACACATACCTTATCTGGGGTAAGAAGGCTGGCCTGGTCTATCTGGGCTATGATTTCTGCTAACGCCTGCTGTATTCTCTCTGCACAGGACTCAATGCTGCTACTTCTCAGCCGGTTTTCCTTGTTACGTAAGAAGGCATTCTTCAGCACATTGACTACTCTTCTACATGCAGACCTGGAAAACCAACAAGGTCACCAGGctttctttacatgtacatgtactatttcttcaatcagtgtacatgtaaaattgtcACAACATCTAACTCATGCATTCTTCAACTAATAATTCATCATCAATGGCTGCGAAATTCACATTTTGTCATGCTTTTCCAAAATGGTGGTAAGAAAAATAAACGATTGAGGGCTGAGCACATGAGCAATACATCAGCCATTCCGCAGCCACTATACTGAAGATACGTTGTAATGCATCTGTCTGAACTAAATGTCTGCTGCTTAGCAAAAGACTGGAGATTTACTCTATAAACCCTGGTATTGGTGACACACGTGATCAAATAGCatgataactacatgtgtgaTCAAATAGCATGACAACTACATGTGTGATCAAATTGCACGATAACTACGTGTGATCAAACAGCATGATAGTTACATGTGTGATCAAATAGCATGATAGCTACATGTGTGATCAATTAGCATGATAACTATATTTGTGATCAAATAGCatgataactacatgtgtgaTCAAACTGCATGATAACTACGTGTGTGATCAAACTGcatgataactacatgtaaataaggaGTAAACAGGTACATCTGAAATACAGAAGCTTATAAAAACAAGCTGCAGGTCAGTGAACAACGGGCATGTAGGTGATGCCATGCAAGAATTAATGAGGCTTTACAAGCTGGGCACTGTAAACTTCTCTTCCCAATGCCTGCTGAACCCTAAGCAAAACTGTCCTCCACTCAAGCCCCCTTCCCAATACCACATCAACGAGACAACAACATACAATAAACATTAGTTTAACTGATGAAGTTTGATGAGGGTTGCTGATACCTGGCATCTGTATCCTCCTCCAGTATGGTCTGCAGCTTCTGCATCAGGTCGGAGAAGTCTCCCATGCCTTTGACATGCTGTGCCAGGGGGCAGCACTTGTCTGGGGCATAACCCTTACCCCCAAGCCTGAGTCTGGTGATGAAGGACGTTGCTGTCTGAAAACATACAATACTGTTTTCATTGCTTCATGTACATCGCTTCAAGTGTAAAATAGCCGAGCAATACACGGACAGGAGATAACTAACATACAACAACAAGTACTGTTCATCTTTCAGATTGAAATCCAAAGTGTGACAAGCAAAAAACTGAATTCAGACATAGGCCTCTTTGCTATAAGCCACCGACAGCCGAGAGAATCTGTGTATTGACAAGCTATGACAgggcagtatactgtgactacaGAACCAATCTCCAACCAAAACAGTTAGCCTGCTATTACATTCAGTTTAGCAAGAAACTTAATGTCATTTAATGCTATacttaaaaagttttcatttaatcCCTGTCTGTCCGTTTTTACAGATGAAGGAATACCCAAGCGCCAGGGATAAACTGCAGACCTCTGGCAATTTACTGACCAACTTTTACAACAAAGATACTTGAGGAATCTGTAAATTCCCCATACAAGCCCAGGATTGAACTTGTACCTGATGCGCCCTTAATACATACCTGGTACATTGGCATGTTTTTCAACCTGGCATATCTCTTGAGGTCTGTGAAGGCTGCGTGATTAAGATCTCTGTGAGGGGTATTGACAACCCGTGCTAAGGCCATTTCACTTCTCGAGTTTACCAACAGCTCCAAATATGACAAGACTGCACTATGCACGTAGCTCTACAAAACAAGCACATGTTACATCATATTTATCTCAGGGTTTTTAATCAAAAGCTTTGCTTTCACAGATGTAGTAAGGCAGACATACTGTAATGTTGATACCAAAAATGATCAATATGTTAATTAGCTATCTGAAAAAAATGCTGCTCAGTCTCCACAttcctatacatgtaatgaataattTGACTGTCAgcatatatgtaaaatgaaaatacatatgtattaccTCTGTTGCAGACTTGTGTGGTGTGATAAAACTTTTCCTGCCAAAGTTCTCTCCCTTGCTAGACTTCTTCAGGGTCTGTTGTAATGTTGATGGTACCAAGGAGATGTCAGGTGGCCGGTCTGGGGTCCCTAAACATGTGCTCATCTGGACATCATACACTTGTGCCTGTTTACACAGCATCCCCAACATCAGTTCCTGTCACAAGGAAGTGTACACAGTAAGCTATACACCTAAACATGTGCTCATCTGGATGTCATACACTTGTGCCTGTTTACACAGCATCCCAACATCAGTTCCTGTCATAAGGAAGTGAACACAGTAAGCTATACACCTAAACATGTGCTCATCTGGATGTCATACACTTGTGCCTGTTTACACAGCATGCCCAACATCAGTTCCTGTCAAAAGGAAGTGTACACAGTAAGCTATACACCTAAACATGTGCTCATCTGGATGTCATACACTTGTGCCTGTTTACACATCATCCCAACATCAGTTCCTGTCATAAGGAAGTGTACACAGTAAGCTATACACCTAGACATGTGCTCATCTGGACATCATACACTTGTGCCTGTTTACACAGCATCCCAACATCAGTTCCTGTCATAAGGCAGTGTGCACAGTAAGCTATACACCTAAACATGTTCTCATCTGGATGCCATACACTTGTGCCTGTTTACACAGCATCCCCAACATCAGTTCCTGTCAAAAGGAAGTGTACACAGTAAGCTATACACCTAAACATGTGCTCATCTGGATGTCATACACTTGTGCCTGTTCACACAGTCATACACTTGTGCCTGTTTACACAGCATCCCCAACATCAGTTCCTGTCAAAAGGAAGTGTTCACAGTAAGCTATACACCTAGACATGTGCTCATCTGGATGCCATACACTTGTGCCTGTTTACACAGCATCCCCAACATCAGCGCCTGTCATAAGGAAGTGCACACAGTAAGCTATACACCTAAACATGTACTCATCTACTCACAACAGGTCTCTTGCTTACTAAGATGGGGCAGATGTGTTAACAAATGTGTCACTGCAGTGCTGGATAGGTAATTTGGAGCTATGTACTTAAATTTCAACCTGTAAACAAAGCTTTGTCTAAAAATACCGCTTTAATAGTGTAGTCCAGCTTTAATAGTGTGAGGTAACTTTATTACTGTGGGGCAGATTTAACACTGTGGGGAAACTTTAATAGTGCGAGGTAACTTTATTGTTGTGGGGCAGATTTAACACTGTGGGGAAACTTTAATAGTGTGAGGTAACTTTATTGTTGTGGGGCAGATTTAACAGTGTGAGGTAACTTTATTATTGTGGGACAGATTTAACACTGTGGGGCAACTTTAATAGTGTGAGGTAACTTTATTGTTGTGGGGCAGATATAACACTGTGGGGCAActttaaaagtaaaaaacacatttatacaacctataccttaaatgaGAGAGCTATACTtaaggttaaataaaatatctaaattttctgtcagcaaCACTtattatttgagtatttaacaGTTAAATATTCAAGGCTTAGAAGTCTCATTTACGCTGCCATTTGAACAGATTATATATGTCATCATGCTTAGCTTTGCCCACCAGCTCATTAGGACAAGGCATTCCAGACGAATTTTGGCAGACAACAACTCTCTAAACATTCCAAACTCTTTCTTTTTAGTTTTGGCTTTCATAGACCTTAAAATCCATGATTATCacgatatacatacatatttagcTGGCTGGAAATCTACGTTATTCATATGGTAAGAGTAAAACGTTAAGCACCTTGACATCGCATTGAATATTCAACAGGTGGAAAGGAGGCTTTTCACTGGATAAGCCTAAAACATGTCGGGACTTTGCAGAAAATGGCAATGTTCTAAAACCATATTTCTCTTTAatgaaaggttaaaaaaaacctaaaacacAGTTTGTAGAGCGCTTTCATTTAAGatatagtttgtataaatgtgcTCTATTCTTTTAATGCTTTTGCAGCTTTAATAATGGAATGAAGCCTCGATCGTACCTCTTCAGCACTTCTCTCCGGACCCAGTACAACAATGAAACTGTGCTCCTGAAACTCCCTTTGCAAGCTTTCATTGTGTTCTAGTTCTCTGACCACAGCCAAATACACATCTGTCATGTCGGAGTAATTACTGTGAGACAGAAAGTCCTGGTATAATTGTAAAACCTCTTCGTGTTGAGATGTAGAGGAGGATGGCTTGTCTTCACGGTATGAGTCACTGGCTGAATGGGTGGTTCTTAGCCTCAATACATGCTTGTTCATCTGAAGAACTGAACTGGCCTCAACATCAAAGTCTCCAACGGCCTAAAATGCAAACACAGGACACATATCTCAGATCAGCTTTTCTACATGACAAATCCAACCTCTAAAATAACTATTTCGTTCTTGATGAAGCTCATCACTTTCCCTGATTTTGCGAGTTCTATTCGtcttagaaaaatgttttgggTGTGAATTTTGGATCAAATTCAGCAGGTTTTATTACCCCCTGAGGTATGAGTGACTTATCTGCTAACACCTATCCACAAACGACACCTCTTCTGACGGAcacattaaatttaattaactTCAAAAGGCAAGACAGGACATATCTTGATGTGGATTGTGGAGCATGGACTGTGATTTCATGGGCTGCTGACCTGTTTCTGTCTCTCAGCCAGGACTAGTTGTAAAGCCACAAGCTGGTCATCCTTGGAGAGAATGGTGATGCGCTCATTCCTATGCAGTACATACTTCCTGAACAAAGCCAGGTAGAAGGCGGACAGGCTCCTTCCTCGTACAGATGGGTCAGGAGCAGCAAAGACAATCTGCGGTGCTGAAGGTAAACGCTGGAGACATCAGTAACAGTAACAGTAACATGTTTTGCATTTCTACTATTCACAGTAGTGTATAAACCTTGTATCAAGCGGGTCCTCATGCTAAGgcatttgtctgtttgtttccatacatgattggtgttttatgccgtactcaaaaatacttcacagaCGTCGGATGTGTGGGTATAAAATAAGGTAGAGCCAATGTGAAATGCACAAGCATttgcaggttggtggcagaccttagCACGTACCACAGCAGAGGaaaccatgagctggacttgaactcacagtgaactgcattgttgagaggctcctgggtcactgtgttGCACTAGCACTCTCAACATGGAGGCACCAGCATATTTGTAGCAGTGTCAGTACAATACCAAAGACTTGGCAAATGACTCATTTACAGTAGCGTGTTTCTGCTGCCGTTCCGCCTAGCCACATCACGCCACCACGCATATCTGCTAGGGTTGATTCCAAGAAAGAAACATGAAGAGCTCCACATTAAAATAGGAGTGTAGACAGGTGGTTTGCTGACCACTAACTAAACTGAAACTGAAGAGGTAAGAGCAACAAATGTTGAGAAGATCACGAGAGGGGACTCTGGGTGGTTTGGTGTATTATAAACCAACAATACAAACTGGGATGACAAGTCCAGGAATGCCAAGATTGTGTTCAATGTCTTCTGTATGACATGATGATTTTATCAAATACCTGATCCAGATTTATTCTTCACTACATTGGTTAATTCCTCCAACACAGTCTCAGTCAGCTCTTCTTCGCCAACCGTTAAAAAGTAACACCTTTTTGTACTTTGGATAGTCATGATGGCAAAATCTGGAATTACAAACAGTATAATGAACAAAACTGCCATGAAAACATCAGCTGCAGACGAAATCAGCCTTTGGTGTTTTTTGCACAGATGCTCCACAACACAGATAGACTGATTAGAGTCATATCTGTGTTTTTGTAcaagcaaataataaaatatatgactCTGACATAAACGTTACAATGCGAAACGATATCAAGTTTGCTGTGGGATATTTTAGACTGTTTCTGCATAGATGAATCTTACATTTGTCTTTTGTGTTGCCTCCTGGCTGCAACTGGTCTGACGATTAATGAATTAATGTACCATTTTTGTTTAATGAATTACGTACCATGGTCGCAAATACACCGAAAAGCTGAAAGTTCTTCCCGGCACCTTCAATTTAGGCCGGGCGTCCCTGCAATGGCACTCTGCCTGAAGCAAAAATAATGGTTAAGGCCACTTGCTAATCATACATTTCCCACATCGCCGCTGTAACTAACTAGGAATGAAATGTTACCACCTGCTCACCTGAACAGGCAACTGATCACAATGTTGTCATCTTCAGGATTCTATGCACGAATTCACAAAATGCCAAATTCTGACTGATATACCTTGTCGCTTTTGCTGTTGTTGCAATCTGCTTCAATTGTGCAAGTGACAACATGATGactagttttatttttcaggtgAGCGGAAGGGAGATATTTTGTTCCTGCTGAGTTACAGGGAGAAGGTTTCCCCATCATGCACAGCACAGCTATAGCAACACCCTACCTAAAATGAAAGATGCTGGGATGAACTCTGAACCATGAGTGTACGAGTGATTAAAAAGATCCTTTAATCCTTGATCCACATGAGAAATTCGTGTTTTAGAGCCAATTTATAGGCCAATTGATTTGTGGAATAGAAGGGCTGGATCTTTCAGTTCAATGATTAATACAATAAATGTTGAGGCAGGTaaacatcagaaattgttgaaaacagacgTCAACATTTCATTTAGTATGAACTTTATGACTTGAACTTGTAGCAGGTATTGCTATGGGGAGAGAATCAGGGTAAGTGCTTGGATGTACTTGAAACAAGAAGATAAGGTGCGTAACATTGATTGGAAACTGGAAGGTGAAACTTTTGACTAGAACTGCAGCATGCTGTCAGATTTATCACATTATCTGCTgcaagtgtatatgtacacatgtatgtacgtatgctgcgggttttacattgtacttaatttttcataaGGCGAGGAATCATTGGGTATCtctacatatactgtcttcctgtggcagggcaaTTCCATGCCATCAAGGCAATGTGCTGACCTTTAAAGGTGAGTTGCAGTCATATCAGTGCCCGTCGAGTTTGCAGATGTGCAACGATTTGTTTGAGCGGCAGCGACGGACACAGTGTAAACAAGATGTGTCAGAAATCTTAACACAGGACACTGAGTCAATCTAGATGGACTAGTCCAGAggcagtataatgtggctgggtggggtgtcattttaaaatagcacaccgACTCCATTAAGATGGTCTACGCACCAACCAGGGCTGTTTTCCTTGCTCGAATCTCCCAGTGCTGCGTGCCAACCGAGGCAGCAACAGAGatcatttttgaagtttttggtatgatccgacccgggtttCATCCTGGGTCTCCCTACTTCGAGGAGGCGGCTCTAACCTTTAGGTTACTGCTGCAACTTCTAGTCAGAAAATTCTGACtacgtttaatttaattaaactaGTGATGGTTGCTGCCATTTGTTAATTTTGTTCCATAAACATGCATGCAAAATGTGGTATAAGTAACTTAAATACGTATTGTTGGCGATAATCAATCAAAGTCACATAAGCCGTATTTCCTACAAAAACCAACAAATACAAC
Above is a window of Liolophura sinensis isolate JHLJ2023 chromosome 7, CUHK_Ljap_v2, whole genome shotgun sequence DNA encoding:
- the LOC135469709 gene encoding uncharacterized protein LOC135469709, yielding MAVLFIILFVIPDFAIMTIQSTKRCYFLTVGEEELTETVLEELTNVVKNKSGSAPQIVFAAPDPSVRGRSLSAFYLALFRKYVLHRNERITILSKDDQLVALQLVLAERQKQAVGDFDVEASSVLQMNKHVLRLRTTHSASDSYREDKPSSSTSQHEEVLQLYQDFLSHSNYSDMTDVYLAVVRELEHNESLQREFQEHSFIVVLGPERSAEEELMLGMLCKQAQVYDVQMSTCLGTPDRPPDISLVPSTLQQTLKKSSKGENFGRKSFITPHKSATESYVHSAVLSYLELLVNSRSEMALARVVNTPHRDLNHAAFTDLKRYARLKNMPMYQTATSFITRLRLGGKGYAPDKCCPLAQHVKGMGDFSDLMQKLQTILEEDTDARSACRRVVNVLKNAFLRNKENRLRSSSIESCAERIQQALAEIIAQIDQASLLTPDKWGCRAVGMSPSGDVTQWECHPLGMSHSGDVTQWGCHTVGMSPSGDVTQWGCHPAGMSPSGNVTQACRVWRYHGRETVPEDYPYVLRSRATKQTSAHAGNIFGDLFSSQKTPVHFPCLLTKFRSPGEPEVEEKLNQSLRDRMKAKVAEQKRSKTKPVRYRSEMEWAMPLHSVADELTGCVMTTR